Part of the Choloepus didactylus isolate mChoDid1 chromosome 10, mChoDid1.pri, whole genome shotgun sequence genome is shown below.
GGCTCGGGCCCTCCCCCATGGGACATCAGACAAACTCAGGCCTTTCCGCTTCCTCCATGTCCACTGACCAACCCCATTCTCATGCTGTAGCTATTCATgtccttaaatatattatacaaatgtttcatatatatatatattgtaaaaCACAATccgatgaaaaaaacaaaacaaaacataaactcACCCCAACCCAAGAGCTAGATAATTATTAACAGCTTGCCCCTATCTCCGTGCTCTTCACCATCCCACCCCCCTCTCCTTGTCTTCCTGGAGGAACTGTTCCTTCTCCACCACCCCCACAACCCCGAACACTTCTATCAAATACATAGTTACATACtacatttttgcttgtttttcagcTGGAAGGCATACTGTATGCAGCCTCTGGAACTTGCTTGTCATGCTTCCAAAATTTGTCTGTGTTTCTGTGGGTTGTCACTGTGCATTATTTTCCACCGTTGTTTGGTGCTTTGCTGCTCCTCCTGGGTTATCGCCTCTCCCCACATTCCCTGAGGGTCCCAGTCTCTTTTAACATCCTGCACGAGCAGCTCACAAGGGTTTCTAAAATCTCGTCTCACCACTCCCCTACCTCCAGAAGGAAGCCCAGCCAGCCCGCCAACACCTCTCCTGCTGCTTCTTGACcgtgccacccccacccctgtcccctcAAACCCTAAAGTGCTGCTCCCAGGCCCAGAAagaactgcacacacacacacacactctgcttTGTCTCCTTCTCTGGGAAGCCACCCCTGGCTTTGGCCTTTAGTCTGGGCTTGAGCCCCCCCTTAGAGCCTGACAACCTCCATACATCACACTCTCCACTGCTTAGCTCCTTCCTCATAATAACCTATTTCCCAATAAGGCTCTGCTCCTCAAGGGCAGAGACACGTTAATCCACTGCTGGATGCCCAGTGCCCagacagggcctggcacacataGGCACTCAATAATTGTTGAAAGGATAAAAGCACGTGCGGTGACAGGAACCCTGGCTGCTGCTGCCTTCTGAATCCCTAAAGCAGGCTGGTTCCTGAATGGCCCCAGGGTCGGTGGACCttggccaccccacccccagccagcccTATGCCTGCTCCGCCTGAGCCCCATGAGGCgttttcctgtccctgcaactttGGGAAGGATTTTTCTCCCTGCATCTGCTCTCTTTCCAACTTGGCAGTTCCTTAATGTGAGAGAGTTTGAcaccaggaagaaggaagaggcgTTCCATCCCCTACCTACTTTCAATGTACTTCATACATCCTctaggtgggggtggaggtgggggtaaCTTCGACCCCAAGGGAATGAAAATTGATTCTTGGGGGAGGATGAGAAAATCTTACTCTATGTATAAAGCACAGATACACATACAGCACATAAATGGACATAGAGTACATTGGTGCTATCAAAATTGCATGtgattaaggaaaaaatgaaagccTCCTTAGGGAAACAGTAATGAAAAGAAGCTTGAGAAACTCTCGTCTACACTCTCGGGCCTTGCCTTGTCCAACCAGAGGACTGGCTggatgggagaggggaaggaCCAGGGGCGTGCCTCGCATCCTATCCCAGGGCAACTCAAGGTGTCCCCACAGTTGGCGCCCCACCAGCTTTCTCTGGTCCTTTTCCCCAAACTCCCTGCTCTGTTCCCTGTGCCTCTGGAAACGCCACCAGCAGGTGCTGGCACCCTTCAATCTCCCCCTGAGCCCACTGAAGCCGCAGGTCGGCTCTTCTCCATTCTGTTCCCAAGGGGTCCCCAGCTCCCATAGTCCGAACTCATTGGCGGCCCCTCAGTCCTACGTTCCTGCCTTGGACCACGACTTGACCAGACCCTGGAGTCCCTGGAAGAATCCAGGAGGGAGCTCCACCACAGGAGGCACGAAGCTGGGGTGCCGCTGTGGATAAGGCTTTCTttattggggtgggggagggcttACAAATAATCTTCTACTTAGAGGTGCTCTAGGGGGAGCGCTGGGTCATTTAAGGGTGGGGCAGACAGGGCAGGGGCTCTCTCGGCAGAGGAGACGGGGCTGAGGGGAGAGGCCACAGGCAAGTCGGGGCTGCTCTTGGGCAACGCAGACGTCCTCTGCTCTTCAAATATCAAGGAGCCCTCCAACGAATCGAGCTCCCGGGGGATGTTGAAGCCAATGAGCAGCAGATAGAGGGCGCCGCCAAAGAAGGCACCCAGGAATGGCGCCACCACGGGTACCCACCACCAGCTGTCCCCAGCACTGAGGGAGAGAGGCGGCAGCCTGCTGGGGGATACCCTCCGAGGACTCACCCCCCAGCCCAATTCCAGGGGCGCCCCCGAGCCTGGGGCAGGGATGACGGCAGAAGCAGGCTCCCCATCAGGGTGGGACTGGGGAGCAGCCGGGGCCCACTCCCGCCTCCACAGGCTGCCGGGGAGCCCGCGGGCCCGCCCCCGGCCCTCCGCCCCTCCGCCCGCGGGGAGCGCGCCGCCGACGCGCGGTACCTGAAGACCTGCTGGCCCCAGCCGGCCAGGAAGGTGAAGAAGCGGGGAGGCAGGTCCCGGGACGGGTTGATGGCATAGCCTGTGTTCATGCCTAGAGACACCCCAATGACGGTAACGAGGACGCCGATCACAAGGGCCTGGGCCCCTTCCGGCGGCGGGTTGTTTTGCTTGTCAGTGATGGCGAAGAGGCACATCTGGAGCAACCCCGTCAACACTGCCTGGGGAGCAGACACCGCGGCAATGCCCCCCAGCCCCGCGCCCGGGGATCCTGACGGCCAAGCCGCAGGGCCTCGGCAACGCCCCCAGTCCAGGCCCACTGGCAGAGACCCGTCTTGGTCCGTTCCCACCCCAAGTCCTCGTCCTCGCCAGCCTGGGGGGCTGCCTGCTGGTCCTTCCTGAGGGGTagagggcctggggaggggggccCACCCTGGACCACTGACCTCATCAAAGAAGCCCTGCCACAGCGACAAGTGTTTGGGAAGGTAGGTGGCAAAAATGCCAGCAGTGGCCGTGGGGCCGGTCACTGTCAGCTCTCCACCCGAGAAGTGCATCAGGGACTCTGTGGGGATACGAATTGAGCTGTGAACCTGCCCCCAGCCAAGCTCCCCCGGGGTCCCAGAAATAAGGCTGAAGGTCCAGGGTCGAGAAGCACCTCCTCCAAGGTGGTTTTTCCTCCCAGACACTGGGGTTCCATCTGCCAGTGTGTCAGGGAAGGAGGCTGAAGCCAGGAGCAGACAGCCCCGGGGGCGACACTCACCATAGAACATGCAGTAGGTGGTGGCCGCGGCCAGGAAGGAGCCCAGGAACTGACCCAGCACATACACAGGAAATTTCCTCCAGGACATGCGGCCCAGCACACAGTTGGTGAAGGTCACAGCCGCGTTCATGTGGGCTCCTGGGTGGCGGGTTGCAAATGTGTTGTGGAAGTGAGAGCAGAAATGAATCAGCAGCCACAATAGTAAAGAACAACTAGCATTGATGGAGCGACACCCACTCGCTCACCCTCACACCAGCCCCACCAGGCGGCTACCACCATCTCCATTTTGCCAGTAAGGAAAGTGAGGGACAGAGAAGTTAAACAGCTTGTCTAAGACAACCCATCTAGTAAAAATGGTGGGTCAAAGGGACTCGGGGAAGGATTTGGGGCAGGGACGGCCAGAGGCAGGGGCTCAGGGGAGTTGTCCTCCCTCCAGGTGGCTGCGAGGGCGAGGCCCTGGCTGAGTCAGAGAAGGGTCTGACTGGAGACGGGCAGGAAAGAGCCCGCAGGGGACACTCACCAGAGACGCCCCCTGCCACGTGCACTCCCATGGTGACTCCGAAGCCAAACCCCAGGTTGACACCAAGGTAGCTCCCGAATTTATTCCCTCCTAGAACCATGTGGGCCACGGAGCCGAGACCAAACACCTGCGAGGGAGGGCCTCTGAGGGGGCTGCCTGCCAGAAGCCCCGACCTCAGAGCAGGGCTCGGGGCTCAGAGCTCAGGGCTGGCTCCTCACCCCCACGTCCTGGACCTCCCCAGCATCACCCCTGAAGACCCTCTGTCACGCCCCCTTCGTCCTCTCTCACTGCCTCTCAGACCTGATCTAGTGAGAACTGGGTGGGAGCTGGGAAAGGAGCAGGGTGGGGCAGCCTCGTCAGAGGCTCCTATAGACATACATTGGGCATCTCAACCCAAAGCCCATTTGGGGCTACCCTGAAGGAGGTTCCTCCAAGGGGTCTCCAAACCTCAAGCCTAGACTTGCTGAGATCCCCCTCTGTCACACATGCACAACAGCCCAGAAGCTGTGGGGTTCTCACTCTCATTCAGGTCCATTTCCATTGCTCTTAGGCATCATTCCAGAACTTCTTGCTCTCTCCCATCTGTAATTTCCCAAACTCCTCAGATGATGCTCTGCCCTTCACATTCTGCCTGTATCTACATCCACCTTCTCCTTCAGCTCTGGTTTCTGTGCCCCATGCCCTCTCTCCCACCACAAAAGCTGCCCTCTTGCCTGCATCTTTCACCCTCTGCCCTAACTGGTTCCCACAGATTCGGGTCTCTTCCTTCCTAAAAGTAAACCTTTGCACCTCAGCCCCGCCTCACTCTCTTGGGAAACCCCCTCCCCGTGACAGTCAGGCTCCAGGAAAGAACCCACTGTCTGCTACTTTACCACCCCCTTACACTCCCTCCTCAGTCTGGCTTCTGCCTCCACGTGTCACAGACACCAGAGCTCTCTTCAAAGCCTCCAGCAGCATCTTAATTTTCAAAGTTCCCTTCAGGCGTTGTCTTACTTGACTTCGTTGACCTCCATGCTTTTGACCACTCTGCAGGAAAGGCCTTTCTTCTTGGCCTCCATGACCTCTCCTGGTTTTCTTCTTACCTTTCTAGCCTTTTCCTCTATTGAGCTCCTTCTCcaatttcttcttccttcatCTGCCTCATGAATATGGATGATCCCAGGATTTCCTCTTTGGCCCCTTTCACATCTCACCTCAATCACTCATCCTGGGTTTTCTTACCAGCGCTGTGGCTTCAGATATGCCTGATGCACTAAAATTCTCAAAATC
Proteins encoded:
- the AQP7 gene encoding aquaporin-7 isoform X1 produces the protein MANLQRPRRSTHSSTTLWSNTIARIHAVLMRELVRVFLAEFVSTFVMMVFGLGSVAHMVLGGNKFGSYLGVNLGFGFGVTMGVHVAGGVSGAHMNAAVTFTNCVLGRMSWRKFPVYVLGQFLGSFLAAATTYCMFYESLMHFSGGELTVTGPTATAGIFATYLPKHLSLWQGFFDEAVLTGLLQMCLFAITDKQNNPPPEGAQALVIGVLVTVIGVSLGMNTGYAINPSRDLPPRFFTFLAGWGQQVFSAGDSWWWVPVVAPFLGAFFGGALYLLLIGFNIPRELDSLEGSLIFEEQRTSALPKSSPDLPVASPLSPVSSAERAPALSAPPLNDPALPLEHL
- the AQP7 gene encoding aquaporin-7 isoform X2 is translated as MANLQRPRRSTTLWSNTIARIHAVLMRELVRVFLAEFVSTFVMMVFGLGSVAHMVLGGNKFGSYLGVNLGFGFGVTMGVHVAGGVSGAHMNAAVTFTNCVLGRMSWRKFPVYVLGQFLGSFLAAATTYCMFYESLMHFSGGELTVTGPTATAGIFATYLPKHLSLWQGFFDEAVLTGLLQMCLFAITDKQNNPPPEGAQALVIGVLVTVIGVSLGMNTGYAINPSRDLPPRFFTFLAGWGQQVFSAGDSWWWVPVVAPFLGAFFGGALYLLLIGFNIPRELDSLEGSLIFEEQRTSALPKSSPDLPVASPLSPVSSAERAPALSAPPLNDPALPLEHL
- the AQP7 gene encoding aquaporin-7 isoform X3 yields the protein MVLGGNKFGSYLGVNLGFGFGVTMGVHVAGGVSGAHMNAAVTFTNCVLGRMSWRKFPVYVLGQFLGSFLAAATTYCMFYESLMHFSGGELTVTGPTATAGIFATYLPKHLSLWQGFFDEAVLTGLLQMCLFAITDKQNNPPPEGAQALVIGVLVTVIGVSLGMNTGYAINPSRDLPPRFFTFLAGWGQQVFSAGDSWWWVPVVAPFLGAFFGGALYLLLIGFNIPRELDSLEGSLIFEEQRTSALPKSSPDLPVASPLSPVSSAERAPALSAPPLNDPALPLEHL